In Chroicocephalus ridibundus chromosome 4, bChrRid1.1, whole genome shotgun sequence, one genomic interval encodes:
- the LOC134514805 gene encoding uncharacterized protein LOC134514805 isoform X2, which produces MRPSVNARSSVLNGLCLQASCSPVFWKWASFRCPGAMPVNWAPNLGCARQHSHPSCLWLCSSSSSCSWRSFPCISFDVAVGSEPVPSCLLHKQPSAAFATAGNELSCPPAHPDLSLVCHLAHPYAFATRSQATSAKGESGVGQGHPLVPSTKTCAGAAAPEANGARLHLLLGRLFPLWGKGADELEAFHFMHLPHCWSMLVAGQRWKS; this is translated from the exons ATGCGGCCGTCTGTCAACGCACGGAG CTCTGTTTTAAATGGACTGTGTCTACAAGCAAGCTGTTCACCTGTGTTCTGGAAATGGG CTTCTTTCAGGTGTCCCGGGGCAATGCCAGTGAACTGGGCACCTAATCTGGGGTGTGCGCGCCAGCACAGTCACCCCTCCTGCCTTTGGCTCTGCAGCAGTAGCTCGAGCTGCAGCTGGAGGTCCTTTCCCTGCATATCTTTTGATGTTGCAGTAGGATCAGAGCCAGTCCCCAGCTGCCTTCTCCACAAGCAGCCTTCAGCCGCCTTTGCAACAGCAGGTAATGAACTATCttgccccccagcccacccagatCTCTCCCTTGTGTGCCACCTGGCCCACCCTTACGCCTTTGCCACAAGAAGCCAGGCTACGTCTGCAAAGGGAGAGAGTGGAGTGGGGCAAGGCCACCCACTGGTGCCCTCAACCAAAacctgtgctggggctgctgccccagaAGCAAATGGTGCAAGGTTGCACCTACTGCTGGGAAGGCTCTTCCCTCTCTGGGGCAAAGGAGCAGATGAACTGGAAGCATTTCATTTCATGCATCTGCCCCACTGTTGGAGCATGCTTGTTGCAGGCCAGCGCTGGAAGTCTTAA